The nucleotide sequence TACGTGTAAATCCTTTATCTTGTGACATATACACTTTCATGTTCGACTCACCAATTAGATTAGTGTTTTCACAACCATTCGCCATATTCCCAAATCATAGTTAGCTTCCATGGTAAATAGAACTTGCATTGATTTAGTATCATAACCTATTCCTTCCTTTAGACAAAATCATTTGGCAACAAAACGAGTAGATCTAAGATATTTCGCTCCaccaattttttctataaacaatctacaaccaaatttttttatatcctTTGAAACATCAACCAAATTTGATGCTTTGTTTATGTTAGTTGATGCCAAAAGGAAGAGTTCAATTGACAATCTCTTTAAACAATCTAGAATGTTGGTATAGACAAActattttttggacaaaaaaaaatgcacttttTTAATGGGAACATGAATTCAGATATACATGTAATTTGAGGACCAGGGTGATCGGTACACAAATTTAGTTACACCGCAAAAAAGTTACTATTAGCATCAAAAGCACAATAAAGCTCACGAAACAATAGACTTGATTCAAAGTAATTGGGgtgttaaggaaaaaaaaaatattagttttggGAATGAAGAGAGTGGAGTAAAACATCATTCATGAAAAAGGATTATACATGGTAATTCCTAGCAAGGAATCAAGGCTGAAAACTATACTCAGAGTGGATTTCCTGTTCCCAGCTCTGGCTGCCATTGAAATCACTGGCTACTTTCTGCTAGGAACTTGAAAAGGCACTTCATTCAATGTAATTCAAATTGGTGTGTGGGAAATTGAACACAAGCATTTAGTAATGAGCAAAAGCGACCAAGTAACGAGCAAAAGTGACGAAGAAAGTTAAAAGCTAAAAACATCATAATTAAGTAGAAAATGTTAGTATAATGTAACAGATTGCGCAGGAAACATGCAAAAATGATAAACTTGTCAAAAGGTCAAAATATAGCTGGTTTATGCAGTTGATAAACATGGATCATGACGACGTTCAGCAAATCATATACATGAAAACGGGGTCACTTCAGTTGAGAAAGCATACAACTGCTACATGTAAATCCCAACGTAATTGTAATTCATACATATGATTGTTTCTCTAACTGTTCTGTCAGATATTGCAGAAAATAAATCATGCATACATTGGAACAGCACGACAACAGTAACAAGAATAATACTGAAAAAAAGATAGAAGGTTCAAAGCCAGTGCCACAGAATCAAACAAGCAAGCCCAGCATCAGTAAGCGATAAGTCAACGGATTACAACACTTGTCTACTACTAttcatataaactttttttgttttgaatcttGATAGAAAGATTTATGTGGGAATATCATCAGAGATCAGACAAATACATAAAAATCTGCAGAGAAGGAATAGTGTGTCTGGAAGGCACATATTTTGGTTGCAGTACCTGAACTTCTAATTGTTAATACAAATTTATCAAGTACTTAACAAGAAATAACTTAAAACATACTACCAaggcaaagaagaaaaaaacaacactCCAAAAATCAAACTGCCCCAAAGATTGAACTTCCCCAGAAGAAAGGCCACAACATTCAGAAGGAAAAATTAGAGTTTTAAGTGTGAAGTGACTGAATAGCATACCTTAAGTCCATCTCAAACTTCTTCATTTTCCTTCGGAAATGGTATGATTCACTATTTTCTATTAATACATTAAATGACAAGAAAGAAGGTATTGCTTAACCAAACAATAAGTAAAGCCTGAACTGACCAAGTATACATGGGTCAGTGTCTTTGCAGGACAAATCTACAAAAATAAGAGAGATAACATGAAGAAAGCTACTTAAATGAAAAGCCAACTGAACTAAAATTTTCAATGAATCAGTCTCTAGTCTACATAGTGACACCACAATCACAACATAAGTTTTCAAatgtctttttcattttaactgAATTCAAGGGTCTTTTCAACTAGTTCTTTTTCATCCACGTGAATCAGACAATGTATTCAATGAATTACTAGTAGGGGTGAACCACTTCCCAGCCCCAACCAAAAACTATATCTAAAACCAATTTTAAGAAACTAGCTATTTGTTAGCACAAAATAACAGGCTGATTTCGTTGTTTTCCAAATTCGGTAAGTTTGTTTGATTATGATAACTAAAAACCGGTGGCGGAATTGGATATCTATATTCAAATCAACTGTCTGATTTTCAATCTCTCGTTTCCATGGATTTGGTGAATTGCAATCAGAACTTTCTGGTCTTTCAAAGAAGTTTCAACCAGGAAGCCCTCCACCACTGCCTGTAAATCAGTGTCCAAGCTCTCAAATCCAAAATATCCACTTTGGACGGCATTGAGCTTGTCATATGTATCATCCACCATTCACCAATCACTTTGCAACGAACTGATATATACTGCAAAAATGGATAATGCAGTTTGGTTTAAAAAACTAATCTGCATAGATGATTAAGAAACATACATGTTTAGgttttttaaaaatccatccaTGCACAGCCCTACTTACTAGAGAACCCACTGAGGTGCTCGCCaattaattagaatttagaatAAACCATAAGTGCAACGATAAGAGCATGGCTGCAAAGGTCAACATGAAATCGTGTCCCAATTAAACAGGGTTAATACAACTTACATTTCATCTCAACTAAACAGGGGTAATACAACTTATATAACATATTAGAAGACATGTCAAATGTTGCACAGATTATTGCTACATAACGAAAcaatgcaaatatatttttccaacAAAGCCATCTATTATTCATTCGGAACAGTTCAATCAataaaagaaaaccaaaataGAAGCTATTATGCAAAATAGAATAGTGTGTTTATCATCAACAAACGGCAAAGTTTCCAATCATAACATCCTTAAAATACATCAGTGtgttaaagaagaaaataacaaGCATTAGAGAGATTCCCAAAACACATACTTTGTAAATTTGTTTCTTCAATGTTCTACACGGCAATGCATACAATAGAATCAATGTCCCAGTAAGCTTGGGTCCCCTATATACTCAGCCATGTGTTCAAATTCAACATTGAGCCTCTCATGGGTATCAGCATCTTTAACAGTACCAATCCCCTTATCCGAATCCCTCTCAATAAGACTTCCAAAGGCACCCTTATGTCTACCAGACAATACAAGAACAGGTCCCCCTCGTCGTGGAATAGCCGTCTCAAGCATATCTTGAGACACCCCTTGAATAATCTCCCTACTCTCATCCATAGATATATCACACGTAGTAGGCCCAATTACATCCAAAACCTCTCCTTTCTTCAAATAAAGTCTCCCCCCTTTCAAACTTCGGCTAATCACCCTTACGCGAATATGACTCGTAAGCCACGAAACCTGTTTCCTCCCCTTCTCTTCCTTACCACCAACACCACCATTACCATTCACTCTCCTCTCGTCAACCCCATCCCTGCCCCGCTTACTCTTCGACCCTTTCTCCTCATCACGACCACGAATCTTCAAATCCTTCAACTTCCTTAGACACCTCTCCTCCTCAACCGAACCCAACTCCGCAACATCCTCCACTTTAACCTTAACCTCCTCACCACTGCccaaaaccctcaaaacaacaacatcctCCCCATCTCTCCCCACAACACTAGCTTTCAACCCAACATCCCTCCCTCTCACAATCCTAACAACtctctcctccttcttcttcctctcagtCTCCCCCCTCCCATTCCTCTCGCCTTTCTTCGAACTCGGAGGTGGCAAATCAGCCACAAAACCCAAACCCTCCTTACCAGTCCTCCTCTTCACCTCAACAACCTTCACATCCTCCTTAGCATTCTTCCCAATCCCCATTCCTTCTTTCCATCCATACCCACCAAGCAACGCCGCACCGAACCCCTCCACAGGTACATCCTTATACTCATCAAACCCCATATCATCAGGCAACCTCTCCATATCATCCTTAAATTTCTGCAACATAGAAACCTCAACCGAAGCCTTCGGCCTCGgcgcatcaacaacaacatcatcagaTTGTGGTTTTTTATCATTGTCACGGAGATTGAGACCATACGATGAATTATCGGGTTGATCGGAAACTGTGGTATCAGGTACAAACGTGAGGGAATGGTCAGAGTGTGAATCGGTGATTGGAAGATCGAGattcttcattttcttgtgGGGACGCCATTGATTTTCGATTGGGGGAATTAGGGTTTTAGGAATTAGGGTTTGGGGTTTAGAAGGATCGAATTCAGTGATTAAttgcttttgttgttgatttgtggAAGAATCTTCGTTGAAGGTTTTTGAGGGTTTGTTCGATTTGGAGGATGATTTTGAAGATGGGAGAGAGAATGAAAGTTTTTCCTTCATTGTTGATGTTACGCGATTCAACAGAAGAAgaacgaagaagatgaagaagaaacttaattggtttttgaagaaatgctgaaatttaatttgattcgATGAATTATTGATATCATACTCCTTcccctttttctctctctgtacaagaaaaaataatcgaatgctcaaaaaaaaaattgttttattcttttttgaaagaaaaaaattgtttttttttccgttaaatatatgtattttatgGTGAATTTTAGGGTGAGAGTTTAATTAAGTCTCTCGCCTGTGAAGCACGACAAAAATATCGTAAGATTAAATTAATGGTCCtgatttatgaaaaataaaaatcaaaacatttacactttctctctctcatacaATCTTACCCCCACTTCTCTCTCATTTTTGTGTGAATAGTGTTCAACCCTATCTCAACCgctatgatgttgtttatgaatAAACGTAATTCCATTAATTCATTCATGCGTGAGAATGAAACTGCCTGAAACACGCTTTGCAAAAGATGAgaaattgttgatgattattgaaggacattattttattttcaaatccttAATTTGCTCGGTTTCAGATTTTTTGACATGTGAACCATTGTTAATTAGATGATCCATCGAGGGTCCAATTTGTTATCTTCTTTGGCCACTTGAATCTAAGTGTACTTAACTTAGATGGTATCAGTAGCACGAAGATGGAAGATCAGAATATGTCCCAACTGGAGATGGAGAGGTGGAGCAATATACGGTGTGAGAAAATGTAAAcgttcttgtttttatttttaatagatCAGATCCATTAATCTAATCTAATGGTATTTTTGTTGTGGTTTaccggtgagggacttaattgagCCCTCACCCTAGAATCTGTCGTATTTTatccctgtttttttttttttaatcaaaaggaagattaaaataaataaaaagaaagacatACACCGACGGAGGACATTAGACCTGATCCATGTACAATTCAAATGGGGATACAACAATATTGTGAAGTctcgatacttcaaaatggatgacttATCGTATCacctgcgtatcctgcaccgatatcTGTCTGATACTTCCTGATACGTATCAGAagagtatccgaagattaaattttattttattttttaaaataattattcgatacttcccgatacatATATGAAGAGTATCTACACTGATACCTGTCCCAATACTTCCCAATTAATGTtaacttaactcttgagtaTAGTTGGTGCTTCTTTcttggatcgatatagtataacactaacaatgtatcttttggatatagtatagctcttatggtgctctttttgggatatattgtgtatgtaattgactaatcgtcactctcttaatcgtcaatattatttatatttatgttgatgtgttaCGAGCCTAtgactaatttattttgtttattaatatatttgcatattaaaaaaacgGTAATAATTAAAGTGtacatttaatttataatttttttttattaacgtatctcagccgtatcgtatcttgatttttgaaattttcacgCAACAATATAAACCAGACCTAGTGGATCCACCCTAATCtatcataacaaaatttcattaatcACAGGCGCAACCTAGCGAACCTGTGTATGCGCGCGaaaccaagttacaaaaaataacatTGCGAAGAACAATTAGGGTTTAAAGTTCGGCAAATGGATCGACCGCTAACACGGTATCAAATCCAAGTGCCAACAACTCCCTGAATAATACAGCAAGCATAAAAGCTGTTTTCAAGCATGAAGAACCCAAGTGTCTCTACCGACAAGACCACTTGAAACCTGCAAATCTCAACAGATCTGGAAACATCATAGAGTTAGAATAATCAAGCCACCAAACACAACAGGTTTCAAATACACGCGTAAGGACCCAGATCGAGGGATGAGTCCAAACTTTAATTAGTGACAAGACCCTTTATGTTTTAAAGAACAATACCCTTTCggaaaatatgaatatatacatacattaaAAGATAATgggttataatttataaaaatttgttagggagtatattttattttttattctttttatagtaatgagttaattttttttatttatatttatcatatctaattttttttaacgataTTTAGATCATTTAATGAATATACATGTTTTTCCTATcgttattttctttaatttttttctcctaCCAAACCACTAAATTatcatcttatttttatttttctcattgacTAAATTGgatattatgatttttcttAAAGACTAAAATGGATCTTTACTCTAAGTGTTATCTTTTTCTCTATTGGCTTTgatctctttaattttattccaTCCAAAAATGTCGCTCCTATGACTAGCCCTTGATACATATGACCATTGTTGCTTCCTGATCTTAATGTTGTATCAATCATTAACTATGGTTTTGATGGaggaaaacaatattttatattggGTTATTAAAAGAGTGGTGTGTACAAAGGAACCAAGAACTCCAAACGAGAAGATACATGGGCGAGAAATTATGGATATCCATGTAGGAAAGTAGTTGTATAGCCTTCGGACTTGGTCAAGTCCATGTTGCAGCTTCTTGGACTCGCACTAATCATCAGTATGACCCTAGTTGGACCTAATAATAGCCTCCAAGACCGTTTAAGGCTTGGTGGCTATGCTCATTCGTTACCCGATTCAACGTTAATTGTCAGACAAATCAACATCAATTGTTTTTCGATCCAGCATCAACTGATTTCAATGTCAACTAATTAAGATGCAAATGATAATCAAATCATTCCACTTCAGCCTAATAGAAAATATATGActcgactacttttttttttattagcagCTGATAAATTATGGTCTTGGTTTTCTACACCTATAAATACAAATTTatactttgcatatttgaaGGATATCTGGAAATCGTGTGGTAGAGATTGTACATGACCGCAGTGTGGGATAGTAATTAAAGTTGCTCTCATTAACATCTGCAACACTATCTGACACTCTAGGAAACCAAGAAAGGTTTCACAACATAAACACTCATTATTAGGGTATCCTTAtctagaaacaaaacaaaaatgtcaaCCACTTCAACTGTAAGAGACTTCACCGtcctaaaaaatttcaatgtgGACATTCATCTTCGAAAAGCTTATATCATCAAAGTAGTAAATCATCTTGATTAAGTGTATCAATTGctaacataaaaaaaagtagtatttGAACTTGGAATATAAAAGAAGAtggtttcttttatttattttttttggtatttttttttatcaaatgatagcttttatttaaagtataaaatatatgaatgcacaacatttttttgtaaaaaaaaaaaaaaaaaaaaaagcacaacatcttttttttgacagattttgttgaagtttttattttttatgtcatcTATCAACACATTGTTCTTTAGTGAACATGTATGTGACACCGACACTTCTGATTGATGATATGTTCCGTGTCCATTTTTGATTGACGATTCTGTTAtgtttttatatagtttttaggcttaatacattccccagtcccttaacttattttattttctcagtttggtcctttaactataaaatgtctcaatttggtcccataaatcttttgtcgtttactattttggtcttatctgttagtttttaaccttaaatgtcTAAGGTGAACCAACTTTATAGGTGGCCCACCATAGACCTtattgaatctttttttttaacggtttgatcttctttttttttaaatggagaCCTCTGATGATGAGTGTCTACTAATCATAATGGTGCACCATCAACACCTATCGTTTTTACCtttattcatcttctttccTCCTTCTCTTCTTCATATTCATCTCAATCTTCATACATTCATAACAAATTTCAAACACtcccagaagaaaaaaaattaaaactcataattttttcaacaaaaataaatagaattaaaaaaatcatggatttctcttcaaataaaaattaaaaaaactgaatCTCTCTTTTGTTTCTCCTTCCTCCTTCATTCTATgtgtaaattaaatatataatttctcaaattatatattttttaattaatttttattttcatccccCATCTTCTTGTTCATCATGATGTTCATTAATATTCATCGTCTTCATACAAAAttcagaaaataaataacagtACATCTTACCCATTTCTTCTTTGTCGCTCTCCAATCCCACTTATCAGCTCTATCTCTCACACTGAGAAACGGACGCTACAcaacctttcttcttctttctccgtAACATCACCAATGACATCCACTGCCACCATAACCACAACTTCAACCCAATCCAACAATCCCTTCGCTTCAGTCCAAACAACAACACCTCTACCTTTCCAAGTTCCACTTCCACCTCCAAACTCTCAACATCCtaaatctaatttttaaatgttttaaatcAAACCAAAGAGCAAAATCagttatttattaaaatgtgaaattgaatttgGAATCGAGGAAGAACAACAACtctctattctctctctctttcaatcTGTTcctcatttcttcttcttttctctgttttttttaattcatgatgatgatgatgaaaggAAGCAAAAAAGGGTTGAATTTGGTTTGCTTGTTGTTGAATCtgtgttgttgctgttgttgttgatgtgttgatgatgatgagaatttgtAGAAATAGTTTttccggtttttttttttttgaattgggaGAAGTTATCTGTGATGTATTGCTgctgttgtagttgttgttactgatgatgatgagaatttatatttctatgttttttctcggtatgtttgattttttttt is from Medicago truncatula cultivar Jemalong A17 chromosome 1, MtrunA17r5.0-ANR, whole genome shotgun sequence and encodes:
- the LOC11428554 gene encoding protein MOS2, encoding MKEKLSFSLPSSKSSSKSNKPSKTFNEDSSTNQQQKQLITEFDPSKPQTLIPKTLIPPIENQWRPHKKMKNLDLPITDSHSDHSLTFVPDTTVSDQPDNSSYGLNLRDNDKKPQSDDVVVDAPRPKASVEVSMLQKFKDDMERLPDDMGFDEYKDVPVEGFGAALLGGYGWKEGMGIGKNAKEDVKVVEVKRRTGKEGLGFVADLPPPSSKKGERNGRGETERKKKEERVVRIVRGRDVGLKASVVGRDGEDVVVLRVLGSGEEVKVKVEDVAELGSVEEERCLRKLKDLKIRGRDEEKGSKSKRGRDGVDERRVNGNGGVGGKEEKGRKQVSWLTSHIRVRVISRSLKGGRLYLKKGEVLDVIGPTTCDISMDESREIIQGVSQDMLETAIPRRGGPVLVLSGRHKGAFGSLIERDSDKGIGTVKDADTHERLNVEFEHMAEYIGDPSLLGH